A single region of the Oleispira antarctica RB-8 genome encodes:
- the gspK gene encoding General secretion pathway protein K, with protein sequence MINNLTQPRAISQQGGLALISVLLIFAIVSVLATSMIERQSLDIQRSGNLQALQQARAYSSGIEYAVRSGLRLDYDNNAEVDHLLEEWATPHTYPLQPGSAEIQIIDAQSRFNLNSLHKTATNRPAQIQRFKNLLNELGLDPTIADRTQKFMDEDSMVDNDYLAAEVPYRASYALFKHPSELLLIEDVDAQSYRKLVPYITALPVAATININTASDKVLAALSTSWSLSDADTVIGNRGEKGFAKVDDFWSSAEVQPFTGSANNNSTSGNQNTKEVWDKADFSVNSQYFEVFAKVTLAERIATIEMLIYRNAQTGEMRTHYRDYSRTEARLPIVNNSNSNAAGNAINNNSNTTQGSGGI encoded by the coding sequence ATGATCAATAACCTTACTCAGCCGCGTGCGATCAGTCAGCAAGGTGGCCTAGCACTGATATCGGTACTGCTGATTTTTGCTATTGTCTCTGTGCTTGCGACCTCAATGATTGAGCGCCAAAGCTTAGATATTCAACGCAGTGGTAACTTACAAGCCCTGCAGCAAGCAAGGGCTTATAGTAGTGGTATTGAGTATGCTGTGCGCTCAGGATTACGCTTAGATTATGATAACAATGCGGAAGTGGATCATTTATTAGAAGAGTGGGCGACCCCGCATACTTACCCGCTGCAGCCCGGTAGTGCTGAGATTCAAATCATTGATGCTCAATCGCGCTTTAATCTTAATAGCCTGCATAAAACGGCGACCAATAGACCCGCTCAGATTCAAAGATTCAAAAACTTATTGAACGAGCTAGGCCTAGATCCAACGATCGCGGATCGCACCCAAAAATTCATGGATGAAGACAGCATGGTTGATAACGATTACTTGGCGGCAGAGGTCCCGTACCGAGCAAGCTATGCGCTGTTTAAGCATCCGTCTGAGTTATTACTCATAGAAGATGTTGACGCTCAAAGTTATCGTAAGCTGGTGCCTTATATTACAGCCTTGCCAGTTGCCGCAACGATTAATATTAATACCGCCAGCGACAAAGTCTTGGCGGCACTTTCGACTAGCTGGTCTTTATCCGATGCAGATACTGTTATTGGCAACCGTGGCGAAAAAGGCTTTGCCAAGGTTGATGATTTTTGGTCCTCGGCCGAAGTTCAACCATTCACCGGCAGTGCAAATAATAACTCAACCTCTGGTAATCAAAATACCAAGGAAGTATGGGATAAGGCTGATTTCAGTGTAAACTCTCAATACTTTGAGGTTTTTGCAAAAGTCACGTTAGCAGAGCGTATTGCAACAATTGAAATGCTTATTTATCGCAACGCTCAAACTGGAGAGATGCGTACTCATTATCGAGATTACTCTCGAACAGAGGCACGACTTCCGATAGTAAATAATTCTAATAGTAATGCTGCAGGCAATGCTATCAATAATAATAGCAATACTACCCAAGGTAGTGGCGGCATTTAG
- the gspL gene encoding General secretion pathway protein L yields METVAVRWSVESETWFVSPLSPIQEEGQASGSKQWVPLDEWAGEQEDLSQLRFILQGENYVCRWLTLPGVQGRHLPKALPFALEESLIEDISHYHLVTAGKIGKFTHRVYCSLADNFNRLLEACDLRHIKLRQLIPETSLIPDNSLVHDGHFWLVNIPGLSEAKIHESALSAFFEGLCNGLALDSQQTITLIDSNLDTANLLKTQIESNFSGIFKSVSVQHGRFSSLRDDALSAKCCDLLTAEFRPAEPKKDQPAAWWKPLTALAACWLIFSFAEVSIENKRLIAQQEQVKTETIGLYKRLFPGERVRFLERQIRSKVKGDSTVASAGVMIMLSQASKALQQDNLKQTIQWQSFRFNDRQNELIIDLTSKTLAQLQSYKAAIEQQGLTVEIAQATNDDNGVKGRLKIGASA; encoded by the coding sequence ATGGAAACAGTTGCAGTACGTTGGAGTGTAGAATCAGAAACTTGGTTTGTTTCGCCTCTCTCGCCAATACAAGAAGAAGGCCAAGCAAGCGGAAGCAAACAATGGGTTCCTTTGGATGAGTGGGCCGGTGAACAAGAGGATTTGTCACAGTTACGCTTTATTCTACAGGGCGAAAACTACGTTTGTCGCTGGCTAACATTACCGGGAGTACAAGGAAGGCACCTACCTAAAGCCTTACCCTTTGCGCTCGAAGAAAGCCTAATTGAAGATATTAGCCACTACCACCTAGTCACTGCAGGCAAAATTGGAAAATTTACTCACCGCGTTTATTGCAGTCTAGCCGATAATTTTAATCGTCTCTTAGAAGCCTGTGACTTGCGCCACATTAAATTACGCCAGCTTATTCCAGAAACCAGCTTAATTCCTGACAACAGCTTGGTTCATGATGGGCACTTTTGGTTAGTTAACATACCAGGGCTTAGCGAAGCTAAGATTCATGAATCTGCATTGTCTGCTTTTTTTGAAGGCTTATGCAATGGTTTAGCACTCGACTCTCAGCAAACGATTACACTGATTGATTCTAATCTTGATACTGCAAATTTACTTAAAACCCAGATCGAGAGTAATTTTTCAGGTATTTTTAAATCAGTTAGCGTTCAACATGGGCGATTTTCGAGCCTAAGAGATGATGCGCTGTCGGCTAAATGCTGTGATTTATTGACCGCAGAATTCCGCCCAGCAGAACCTAAAAAGGACCAGCCTGCCGCTTGGTGGAAACCCCTCACGGCACTCGCAGCCTGTTGGCTAATATTCTCTTTTGCCGAAGTTAGCATTGAAAACAAACGCCTTATTGCCCAGCAAGAGCAGGTTAAAACCGAGACGATAGGGCTCTATAAACGCCTATTTCCCGGCGAACGTGTTCGCTTTTTAGAGCGCCAAATTCGCAGTAAAGTGAAGGGCGACAGTACGGTTGCAAGTGCGGGCGTGATGATCATGTTGTCGCAAGCAAGCAAGGCACTACAGCAAGATAATCTAAAGCAGACAATTCAGTGGCAAAGTTTTCGTTTTAACGACCGTCAAAATGAGTTAATCATCGATTTAACCTCCAAAACCCTTGCTCAACTCCAGAGTTACAAAGCCGCGATTGAACAGCAAGGTTTAACCGTCGAAATTGCACAAGCAACAAATGACGATAATGGTGTGAAAGGCCGTTTAAAAATTGGAGCTTCAGCATGA
- the gspM gene encoding General secretion pathway M protein, with amino-acid sequence MKKLQQQVIVGWHDSRQKLKKLPPVVSFNLWYGSQSGRDQKIVKAISAFIALCLVIVLFVQPFLAKQTLYQAKLDKSLATYELLASNAHKFQGQVSSEQSNGPILAVVTQQAKQSNINLKRFEPDGDGLRIWVEDAIFDDAIRWLEELNQKHGIQIKQINVERSAVPGRVDLRGTLFK; translated from the coding sequence ATGAAAAAACTACAGCAACAGGTAATAGTCGGCTGGCATGATAGCCGTCAAAAATTGAAAAAACTGCCTCCCGTTGTCAGTTTCAATCTTTGGTATGGCAGCCAAAGTGGGCGGGATCAGAAAATCGTTAAAGCTATTTCCGCCTTTATCGCTTTATGTCTCGTTATTGTGCTTTTTGTTCAGCCTTTTTTAGCCAAGCAAACACTCTACCAGGCGAAGCTGGATAAAAGCCTAGCAACATATGAACTACTGGCCAGTAATGCACATAAGTTCCAAGGGCAGGTATCCAGCGAACAAAGTAACGGCCCAATATTGGCCGTTGTTACTCAGCAGGCTAAGCAATCAAATATTAATTTAAAGCGTTTTGAACCCGATGGCGATGGTTTACGAATCTGGGTAGAAGACGCAATTTTTGATGATGCCATCCGCTGGCTAGAGGAACTAAATCAGAAGCACGGCATCCAAATTAAGCAAATTAATGTGGAGCGCAGTGCGGTACCGGGGCGTGTTGATCTGCGCGGTACATTATTTAAGTAA
- the gsh gene encoding Glutathione reductase, which produces MNTELQHFDLVVIGAGSGGVRSARMAAAQGKKVAIIENRYLGGTCVNVGCVPKKMFVYASEYREKMEEAKGFGINGQVNDFHWPTLRDNKSNEIARLNGIYANLLTGPGATIFNGTGSLIDANTVHVNGQDGSQQDVTADTILIATGSWPFKPEVPGAEHAITSNEVFSLEDDEFPLRALVVGAGYIAVEFAGIFNGLGTETTLALRKDLVLRGFDDDIRAFVQGQMIEKGVNILPETEVDHIEKQADGSLMVFYTNNEQQEFDLVLYATGRRPMTDGLNLEKLGIDLNSDTTIKVDDFFQTSVPSVYALGDVIGTPQLTPVALAQGMKFLAHQYHDDTVPMNYDNIPTAVFCQPNIGTVGPTEDECKAQGIEFDVYESNFKPLKHTISGMNERTLMKLIVNKANNKVIAAHMVGHDAGETIQGIAVAITAGATKADFDATIGIHPTSAEEFVTMRSPRS; this is translated from the coding sequence TTGAATACAGAATTACAACATTTTGATCTAGTCGTTATCGGTGCCGGTTCTGGTGGTGTTCGCTCAGCACGTATGGCAGCAGCTCAGGGCAAAAAAGTTGCCATCATAGAAAACCGTTATTTAGGTGGCACCTGCGTTAACGTCGGCTGCGTACCGAAAAAGATGTTCGTCTACGCGTCTGAATATCGCGAAAAAATGGAAGAAGCAAAAGGCTTTGGTATTAATGGCCAGGTTAACGATTTTCACTGGCCAACATTGCGCGATAATAAAAGTAATGAAATTGCACGCCTTAACGGTATCTATGCCAATTTATTAACGGGCCCTGGTGCGACGATTTTTAATGGTACTGGTAGCCTTATTGATGCCAATACCGTTCATGTTAATGGTCAAGACGGCAGTCAGCAGGACGTTACCGCCGATACTATCTTGATTGCCACCGGCAGTTGGCCTTTCAAGCCTGAAGTGCCAGGCGCTGAACACGCCATTACTTCGAATGAAGTATTCAGCCTAGAAGATGATGAATTTCCTCTGCGCGCCCTAGTCGTTGGTGCAGGTTATATCGCGGTAGAATTCGCCGGTATTTTTAATGGCCTAGGTACTGAAACAACACTCGCGCTTCGTAAAGACCTAGTACTGCGCGGCTTCGATGATGATATTCGTGCATTTGTTCAAGGACAAATGATAGAAAAGGGTGTAAATATTCTCCCAGAAACCGAAGTCGATCACATTGAAAAGCAAGCTGACGGTTCGCTAATGGTTTTCTATACCAATAATGAACAGCAAGAATTTGATCTTGTGCTGTATGCCACAGGTCGTCGACCAATGACCGATGGTTTGAACTTAGAAAAGCTCGGTATTGACTTGAATTCCGACACAACTATCAAGGTCGATGATTTCTTCCAGACCAGTGTGCCTTCTGTCTATGCCTTAGGTGATGTTATTGGTACTCCGCAATTAACACCCGTAGCCTTAGCCCAAGGCATGAAGTTTCTTGCTCATCAGTATCATGACGATACCGTGCCAATGAATTACGACAATATCCCAACAGCGGTATTCTGCCAGCCGAACATTGGCACCGTTGGCCCAACAGAAGACGAATGCAAGGCGCAAGGGATTGAGTTTGATGTGTATGAATCTAACTTCAAACCGTTAAAGCATACTATTTCGGGCATGAATGAGCGTACTTTAATGAAGTTGATCGTTAATAAAGCGAACAACAAAGTCATTGCGGCTCACATGGTGGGTCATGATGCGGGGGAAACAATTCAAGGGATTGCCGTTGCCATTACTGCTGGGGCTACTAAAGCAGATTTTGATGCCACTATTGGGATTCACCCAACGTCGGCGGAAGAGTTTGTGACGATGCGATCGCCTCGGTCTTAA